From the Solanum lycopersicum chromosome 10, SLM_r2.1 genome, one window contains:
- the LOC101255342 gene encoding protein SHI RELATED SEQUENCE 3-like: MMMREDEGIVISSSNNKRCEDCGNQAKKDCLYFRCRTCCKTRGYQCQTHVKSTWIPISTRRSRHHHPSSTVQQPNPKRHRPNHALLQTALGGEEEKEELPSEVSLPAIFRCVRVSSVDNMVDQYAYQTSVNIAGHVFKGILYDQGNNMPNQTSSRGFHQQQLTNFTPPISTTYPTFMPGMQLFQYPKSS; this comes from the exons ATGATGATGAGAGAAGATGAAGGAATTGTTATATCATCATCAAATAACAAAAGATGTGAAGACTGTGGAAACCAAGCTAAAAAAGATTGTTTGTATTTTAGATGCAGAACTTGTTGTAAAACTAGAGGGTATCAATGTCAAACTCATGTTAAAAGCACTTGGATACCCATCTCTACCAGGCGTTCAAGACATCATCATCCCAGCTCAACTGTTCAACAACCAAACCCTAAAAGACACAGACCAAATCACGCGCTATTACAAACAG CTTTAGGTGGTgaagaggaaaaagaagaaCTTCCATCAGAAGTGAGTTTACCGGCAATTTTTCGTTGTGTTAGAGTGAGTTCAGTAGACAATATGGTCGATCAATATGCCTATCAGACATCAGTAAACATAGCAGGACATGTTTTTAAAGGGATATTATATGATCAAGGCAACAATATGCCTAACCAAACTTCCTCAAGAGGCTTTCACCAACAACAACTTACAAATTTCACACCACCAATATCTACTACTTACCCTACTTTCATGCCTGGTATGCAATTATTCCAATACCCAAAATCATCCTAA
- the LOC101259299 gene encoding uncharacterized protein produces MIRSVMNIFNRPNVALNPLNWGLQQWRGIRVKVRNNNLDQALFLMQRKMQSSGIERLIKREQLHHIKNSEKRVLARKILERKIRSQELARKLKSILIKKVR; encoded by the coding sequence ATGATTAGGTCAGTGATGAACATCTTCAATCGACCGAACGTAGCCCTAAATCCACTAAATTGGGGGCTGCAACAATGGCGAGGCATAAGAGTGAAGGTGAGGAACAATAACCTAGACCAAGCTTTGTTTTTGATGCAGAGGAAAATGCAGTCTAGCGGAATAGAACGGCTGATTAAGCGCGAACAGctgcatcacatcaagaacTCGGAGAAGCGTGTATTGGCTCGTAAGATCCTTGAACGGAAAATCCGTTCTCAAGAACTCGCTCGGAAGCTCAAATCCATCCTTATCAAAAAAGTCAGGTAA